A section of the Chloroflexota bacterium genome encodes:
- a CDS encoding DUF177 domain-containing protein gives MRFDVGEQLREPVGTIHTYSLEERMGLCEGEEFPVAGRLNFMRTSQGLLITANLEARMEASCNRCLDSFTLSVPFHIEEEFFPTSDPWKGGRLATPEDAFTIDSHQVLDLTEALRQYILLQMPMKQVCRPSCLGLCPRCGHNLNLGPHSCPRD, from the coding sequence ATGCGCTTTGATGTAGGGGAGCAGCTGAGGGAGCCCGTGGGCACCATCCACACCTATAGCCTGGAAGAGAGGATGGGCCTGTGTGAAGGGGAGGAGTTCCCTGTCGCGGGCAGGTTGAATTTTATGCGCACCTCCCAAGGCCTCCTGATAACGGCCAACCTGGAGGCCAGGATGGAAGCCTCCTGCAACCGTTGTCTGGACAGTTTTACACTTTCCGTCCCCTTCCATATTGAGGAGGAGTTTTTCCCCACCTCGGACCCCTGGAAGGGAGGCAGGCTGGCGACCCCGGAGGACGCCTTCACCATAGATTCGCACCAGGTGCTGGACTTGACAGAAGCCCTCAGGCAGTATATCCTTCTGCAAATGCCCATGAAGCAAGTCTGTCGGCCCAGTTGCCTGGGCCTCTGCCCCCGCTGCGGGCACAACCTCAACCTGGGCCCCCATTCCTGCCCAAGGGACTAA
- the rpmF gene encoding 50S ribosomal protein L32: MAPLPKKRTARARQGERRSHLHRVSSALSPCSQCHTPKLPHHACPTCGYYNGRQAVKIKGKGKKG; encoded by the coding sequence ATGGCCCCTTTACCCAAGAAAAGAACTGCCAGGGCCAGACAGGGAGAAAGGCGAAGCCATCTCCACCGCGTGAGCTCCGCTCTCAGCCCGTGCTCTCAGTGCCACACTCCCAAGCTACCCCATCACGCCTGTCCCACCTGCGGCTACTACAATGGGAGGCAAGCAGTAAAAATAAAGGGGAAGGGGAAAAAGGGGTAG
- the fabK gene encoding enoyl-[acyl-carrier-protein] reductase FabK yields MLRTPLCDLLDIQYPIFQGGMAWLGTSELVSAVSNAGGLGIIGSGNAPGSWVREQITKTQERTARPFGVNVMLLSPNVQEVIEVVLEERPKVVTFGAGNPAVHIPRFKEAGVRVIPVVASVALAKRLERAGADAFIAEGMESGGHIGEITTMALVPQVVEAVDVPVVAAGGIANGRGLAAALALGAQGVQIGTRFVCAQECIAHPNYKKKIMEARDRSTVVSGTPTGHPVRCLENRLTRLFQERERAGATPEELEKLGEGKLYLAAILGDVENGSVMAGQSAALVRDIKPAKDIVEEIVREAEEVLKRLAVLPQPVKHV; encoded by the coding sequence TTGCTTAGAACTCCCCTTTGCGACCTTCTAGATATCCAATACCCCATCTTTCAGGGCGGGATGGCTTGGCTTGGCACCAGTGAGCTGGTGTCGGCGGTCTCCAACGCCGGGGGCTTGGGCATCATCGGTTCCGGGAATGCCCCCGGCTCCTGGGTGCGGGAGCAGATAACCAAGACCCAGGAAAGGACCGCCAGGCCTTTTGGCGTCAATGTCATGCTCCTCTCCCCCAATGTGCAGGAGGTGATAGAGGTGGTGTTGGAGGAGAGACCGAAGGTGGTCACCTTCGGTGCCGGCAACCCGGCGGTTCATATCCCCCGCTTCAAGGAGGCAGGGGTCCGGGTCATCCCGGTAGTGGCCTCAGTGGCCCTGGCCAAGAGGCTGGAGCGGGCCGGGGCCGATGCCTTCATAGCTGAGGGCATGGAGTCCGGGGGCCATATCGGTGAGATAACCACTATGGCGCTGGTGCCTCAGGTGGTGGAGGCGGTGGATGTGCCTGTGGTGGCCGCCGGGGGTATCGCCAATGGGCGGGGCCTTGCAGCCGCCCTTGCCCTGGGGGCCCAGGGGGTCCAGATAGGCACCCGTTTTGTCTGCGCCCAGGAATGCATAGCCCACCCCAACTACAAGAAGAAGATAATGGAGGCGAGGGACCGCTCCACGGTAGTCTCCGGCACCCCCACCGGCCACCCGGTGCGCTGTCTGGAGAATAGGCTTACCCGCCTTTTCCAGGAACGGGAAAGGGCCGGGGCCACGCCCGAAGAATTGGAGAAGCTGGGTGAGGGCAAGCTCTATCTGGCAGCAATTCTAGGGGACGTGGAAAACGGCTCTGTCATGGCAGGGCAGAGCGCTGCCCTGGTAAGAGACATAAAGCCCGCAAAGGATATTGTTGAGGAAATCGTGCGGGAAGCAGAGGAGGTGCTAAAAAGGCTGGCCGTCCTGCCCCAGCCTGTGAAACATGTTTAA
- the fabD gene encoding ACP S-malonyltransferase, translating into MFKKGSPKKRSPSKGSKVAFIFPGQGTQWVGMGKDLYQTFPSARQVFDEADESLGFDLSRLCFEGPEEKLRQTVYAQPAILTMSLACLEAAREMGLEPCLGKPDFVAGHSLGEYTSLVAAGVLDLPEAVSLVRQRGKLMQKASQQEKGGMIAILGLDLETVVEVCEWSGTEIANVNCPGQVVIAGTAEALAEARELAQERGARRVVTLDVCGPFHSSVMRRALRALGRAISSLRFHHPKVPIVANASARPLTSSQAVKKELRVQLCCPVRWQESVNLMVERGVDTFVELGPGKVLSGMIERTAPQVQTINIGDLPSLERARKIAPPG; encoded by the coding sequence ATGTTTAAGAAAGGTTCCCCCAAAAAACGAAGCCCTTCAAAGGGGTCCAAAGTGGCCTTTATCTTCCCGGGGCAAGGTACCCAGTGGGTGGGGATGGGCAAGGACCTCTACCAGACCTTCCCCTCCGCCCGCCAGGTCTTTGACGAAGCCGACGAGAGCCTGGGTTTCGACCTCTCCCGACTCTGCTTTGAAGGGCCGGAGGAGAAATTGCGCCAGACGGTCTATGCCCAGCCGGCCATCCTCACCATGAGCCTGGCATGTCTGGAAGCGGCCCGGGAGATGGGCCTGGAGCCCTGCCTGGGAAAACCAGACTTTGTGGCCGGGCACAGCCTGGGGGAGTACACCTCCCTGGTGGCCGCCGGCGTCCTGGACCTCCCCGAGGCTGTCTCTCTGGTCAGGCAGCGGGGCAAGCTGATGCAGAAGGCCTCCCAGCAAGAAAAGGGCGGGATGATCGCCATCCTGGGGCTGGACCTGGAGACAGTGGTTGAGGTATGCGAGTGGAGCGGGACCGAGATAGCCAACGTTAACTGCCCCGGCCAGGTCGTCATCGCCGGCACCGCGGAGGCCCTGGCCGAGGCCAGAGAGTTGGCCCAGGAGCGGGGGGCCAGGAGGGTGGTAACCCTGGATGTCTGCGGGCCCTTCCACTCCTCCGTCATGCGCCGGGCCCTTCGGGCACTGGGCCGGGCTATCTCCTCCCTGCGTTTCCATCACCCCAAGGTGCCCATCGTGGCCAATGCCTCTGCCCGGCCCCTCACCAGTTCCCAGGCGGTGAAGAAGGAGCTTCGCGTCCAGCTCTGCTGCCCCGTCAGGTGGCAGGAATCGGTGAATTTGATGGTCGAACGGGGGGTAGATACCTTTGTAGAGCTGGGACCAGGCAAGGTGCTCTCCGGAATGATTGAGCGCACTGCCCCTCAGGTTCAGACCATCAACATCGGTGACCTCCCCAGCCTGGAAAGGGCAAGGAAGATTGCCCCTCCCGGGTAG
- the nusB gene encoding transcription antitermination factor NusB, producing the protein MKGPRRWARETAFKALYEGDVARHDPLLALERLVEEEALPPEVKGYSRELVEGVLKKQRELDSRLRRLAPAFPLEQLSPVDRNILRLALWEVLHPANIPLKVAINEAVELAKTFGSDTSPRFINGVLGSVADEVLGKTAPGKEANG; encoded by the coding sequence GTGAAAGGCCCAAGGCGGTGGGCCCGGGAGACCGCCTTCAAGGCCCTCTACGAGGGGGATGTGGCCCGCCATGACCCCCTCCTGGCCCTGGAGCGCCTGGTGGAGGAGGAAGCACTGCCCCCCGAGGTAAAGGGCTATTCCCGGGAGCTGGTGGAGGGGGTGCTCAAGAAACAAAGGGAGCTAGATTCCCGCCTGAGGCGTCTGGCCCCCGCCTTCCCCCTGGAGCAGCTCTCCCCGGTTGACCGCAACATCCTGCGCCTTGCCCTGTGGGAGGTCCTGCATCCTGCCAATATACCGCTGAAGGTGGCCATCAATGAAGCCGTGGAGCTGGCCAAGACCTTTGGCTCAGATACTTCCCCCCGCTTTATCAACGGGGTTCTTGGCTCGGTAGCCGATGAGGTCCTGGGAAAAACAGCCCCAGGAAAGGAGGCGAACGGATGA
- a CDS encoding acyl carrier protein, giving the protein MTTVAERLKKVITEQLGVEPDQVVPGASFVQDLNADSLDLVELVMAIEEEFSNPDKKFEIPDEDMAKLKTVQDALDYLKSRGI; this is encoded by the coding sequence ATGACAACAGTCGCAGAAAGGTTGAAGAAGGTCATCACTGAGCAACTGGGGGTGGAGCCTGACCAGGTGGTGCCGGGGGCCAGTTTCGTGCAGGACCTGAACGCCGATTCCCTGGACCTGGTGGAGTTGGTCATGGCCATCGAGGAGGAGTTCTCCAACCCCGATAAGAAGTTTGAAATCCCCGATGAGGATATGGCCAAGCTGAAGACCGTCCAAGACGCCCTGGACTACCTCAAGAGCCGGGGCATCTAG
- a CDS encoding secondary thiamine-phosphate synthase enzyme YjbQ translates to MHLSLELDTKGDGDCLDITARVAEKVKGSGVASGVVVALVLGSTAGLILNENEPGLLEDLRALGNRLVPPLADYRHNQAWQEKNATSHLRACLFGFSLSLPFREGQLILGPWQQIILLEFDTRPRRRTIQLSILPA, encoded by the coding sequence ATGCACCTGAGCCTGGAGTTAGACACCAAGGGCGACGGAGATTGCCTGGACATCACCGCCAGGGTGGCGGAGAAGGTGAAGGGGAGCGGGGTGGCCTCTGGGGTGGTAGTGGCCCTTGTCCTGGGCTCCACCGCTGGCCTCATCCTCAACGAAAATGAGCCGGGCCTGCTGGAGGACCTGAGGGCCCTGGGGAACAGGCTGGTCCCCCCCCTCGCCGACTACCGTCACAACCAGGCCTGGCAGGAGAAGAACGCCACCTCCCACCTCAGGGCCTGCCTCTTCGGCTTTTCCCTTTCCCTCCCCTTCCGGGAGGGCCAGCTCATACTTGGCCCCTGGCAGCAGATAATCCTTCTGGAGTTTGACACCCGCCCCCGCCGGCGCACCATCCAACTCTCTATCCTGCCTGCCTGA
- a CDS encoding dihydroorotate dehydrogenase electron transfer subunit, whose protein sequence is MKRLFAPVLWVEEVRPGIFLMWAERPEMALEPGQFLMVGCGEGVFLRRPLSVHRATPSRLAFLFQVVGKGTSWLSRRKPGEALDLLGPLGKGFHLDGKAKRVLLVAGGMGVAPLAFLAQRAGEKGLEATLLLGARTKERLYPQELLPPGLKTVIATEDGSFGDRGLATDLLPGLLAKADQVFACGPGEMLRALARMPELKDKPVQVSLELRLGCGFGVCLGCSVPTGNGNRLVCRDGPVFLLDEVNWDGVEL, encoded by the coding sequence TTGAAGCGCCTTTTCGCCCCTGTCCTCTGGGTGGAAGAGGTCAGGCCCGGGATATTTCTTATGTGGGCCGAGAGGCCGGAGATGGCCCTGGAGCCGGGGCAGTTCTTAATGGTGGGCTGCGGGGAAGGGGTCTTCCTGCGCCGCCCCTTGAGCGTCCACCGCGCCACCCCCTCCCGCCTCGCCTTCCTCTTTCAGGTGGTGGGGAAGGGCACCTCCTGGCTCTCACGGAGGAAGCCGGGTGAGGCCCTGGACCTCCTGGGGCCCCTGGGCAAGGGTTTTCATCTGGATGGCAAGGCAAAAAGGGTCCTGCTGGTGGCAGGGGGGATGGGGGTGGCCCCCTTGGCCTTCCTGGCCCAGAGGGCCGGGGAGAAGGGCCTGGAAGCTACCCTCCTCCTGGGGGCCAGGACGAAGGAGAGGCTCTATCCCCAGGAGCTCCTCCCCCCGGGACTCAAGACGGTCATAGCGACAGAAGATGGCAGCTTTGGTGATAGGGGGCTGGCAACGGACCTGTTGCCCGGGCTATTGGCTAAGGCGGACCAGGTCTTTGCCTGCGGGCCGGGAGAGATGCTACGGGCCCTGGCCCGGATGCCTGAGCTCAAGGATAAGCCTGTCCAGGTCTCCCTGGAGTTGAGGCTGGGGTGCGGCTTTGGGGTCTGCCTGGGCTGCTCGGTGCCCACCGGAAACGGCAACCGCCTGGTCTGCCGGGATGGCCCGGTGTTTCTCCTGGATGAAGTCAATTGGGATGGCGTAGAACTATGA
- the carB gene encoding carbamoyl-phosphate synthase large subunit → MDKPKKVLVIGSGPIIIGQAAEFDYAGTQACKALREEGVVSVLVNSNPATIMTDEGIADIVYIEPLTVEAIARVIERERPDGLLPTLGGQTGLNLAVELAEAGVLDKYGVRLLGTPLSTIKKAEDRALFRQMLLEVGEPVPSSETATTLEEAQAAAKKLGLPVVIRPAYTLGGTGGGLAHTWEEMTSIVQGGLAASPIHQVLVEKSLEGWKEIEYEVMRDGADTCITVCNMENIDPMGVHTGDSIVVAPSQTLTDKEYQMLRSASLKIIRALGIEGGCNIQFALRPHPIVMEKWGGGEGSAYYVIEVNPRVSRSSALASKATGYPIARVAAKIAVGRRLDEIPNRVTGKTTAAFEPALDYCVVKIPRWPFDKFASGERTIGTQMKATGEVMAIDRCFEAAFQKAIRSLEFGNKSILWEDRGWGSDWRQFPLYPPHDLRIWAVLAALRRGAGHGELAQRTGVDPWFLSRFQNLVEMERRLLSEPLTQDLLRQAKRLGFPDEVIATLADRLPEQVRQLRRGWGIRPVYKMVDTCAAEFEAQTPYFYSTYEQENEALPLEGKKAVVVGSGPIRIGQGIEFDYCSVHAAWALSREGMASIMVNSNPETVSTDFDTSDRLYFEPLDEESLRDILENEGETTPTIVQFGGQTAINLAEPLVRAGLPIAGSSAETIDLAEDRRRFEDFLNRLGIPQPPGAGVTSRGEALEIATRIGYPVLVRPSYVLGGRAMEIVHNPEELLRYVGAAMEMDSKHPVLIDKYLGGKECEVDAVCDGESILIPGIMEHIERAGVHSGDSIAVYPALGLTQAEADSLVDYTLRIGRALQVKGLMNVQFDIMRDGDGGSTVYVLEVNPRASRTIPFISKVTEVPMVRLAVQVMLGRSLRELGYPSGLWKKQKLVGVKAPVFSMSKLAGVDTYLGPEMKSTGEVMGIDYAFGPALAKALMAAGLMLPPQGALLLSIADRDKGEALPLVQRLAQAGYRLYATEGTATLIERAGLEVTQISKKLSEGHPNVLDIILGGKVEGVVNTLTHGSTPLRDGFQIRRAAAEQRIPCFTSLDTFRVALEVLIDSAQPYSILPLPLYRAGVKERA, encoded by the coding sequence ATGGATAAGCCCAAAAAAGTCCTGGTCATAGGGTCGGGGCCCATTATCATCGGGCAGGCGGCGGAGTTCGACTACGCCGGGACCCAGGCCTGCAAGGCCCTCCGGGAGGAGGGGGTGGTCTCGGTCCTGGTCAACTCCAACCCCGCCACCATTATGACCGATGAGGGCATCGCCGACATCGTCTATATCGAACCCCTCACCGTGGAGGCTATCGCCCGGGTCATAGAAAGGGAAAGGCCTGATGGCCTACTGCCCACCCTGGGGGGCCAGACCGGGCTGAACCTGGCGGTGGAGCTGGCGGAGGCGGGGGTGCTGGACAAATACGGCGTCCGCCTCCTGGGCACCCCCCTCTCCACCATCAAGAAGGCGGAGGACCGGGCCCTCTTCCGCCAGATGCTGCTGGAAGTCGGGGAACCCGTCCCCTCCAGTGAGACGGCCACCACCCTGGAGGAGGCCCAGGCCGCCGCCAAGAAGCTGGGCCTGCCAGTGGTCATCCGCCCCGCCTATACCCTGGGGGGCACCGGCGGGGGCCTGGCCCATACCTGGGAGGAGATGACCAGCATCGTCCAGGGGGGACTGGCCGCCTCCCCCATCCACCAGGTATTGGTGGAGAAAAGCCTGGAGGGGTGGAAGGAGATTGAATACGAGGTGATGCGGGACGGGGCCGATACCTGCATTACAGTCTGTAATATGGAGAACATTGACCCTATGGGGGTGCACACGGGGGACAGCATCGTGGTGGCCCCCTCCCAGACCCTCACCGACAAGGAATATCAGATGCTCCGCTCCGCCAGCTTGAAGATAATCCGCGCCCTGGGGATTGAGGGGGGGTGCAACATCCAGTTTGCCCTGAGGCCCCACCCCATAGTAATGGAGAAATGGGGGGGTGGGGAGGGGAGTGCCTACTATGTCATTGAGGTCAACCCCAGGGTTAGCCGCTCGTCGGCCCTGGCCAGCAAGGCCACAGGCTACCCCATTGCCAGGGTGGCGGCCAAGATTGCCGTGGGCCGCCGCCTGGACGAGATACCGAACCGGGTCACCGGCAAGACCACGGCTGCCTTTGAGCCTGCCCTGGACTACTGTGTGGTGAAGATACCTCGCTGGCCCTTTGACAAGTTCGCCTCGGGGGAGAGGACCATCGGCACCCAGATGAAGGCCACGGGCGAGGTCATGGCCATTGACCGCTGCTTTGAGGCCGCCTTCCAGAAGGCTATCCGGTCCCTGGAGTTCGGCAACAAGAGCATCTTGTGGGAGGACAGGGGCTGGGGCAGCGACTGGCGCCAGTTCCCCCTCTATCCACCCCACGACCTCCGCATCTGGGCGGTGCTGGCGGCCCTCCGGAGGGGGGCGGGGCACGGGGAGCTGGCCCAGAGGACAGGGGTGGACCCCTGGTTCCTCTCCCGCTTCCAGAACCTGGTGGAGATGGAAAGACGACTCCTGTCCGAGCCCCTCACTCAGGACCTCCTGCGCCAGGCAAAGCGCCTGGGCTTCCCAGATGAGGTAATCGCCACCCTGGCCGACCGCCTGCCGGAGCAGGTGAGACAGCTCCGCCGGGGGTGGGGGATAAGGCCCGTCTACAAGATGGTGGATACCTGCGCCGCCGAGTTTGAGGCCCAGACGCCCTACTTCTACAGCACCTACGAGCAGGAGAACGAGGCACTGCCTCTGGAGGGGAAAAAGGCGGTGGTGGTGGGCTCGGGGCCTATCCGCATCGGCCAGGGGATTGAGTTTGACTACTGCTCCGTCCATGCCGCCTGGGCCCTGAGCCGGGAGGGGATGGCCTCCATCATGGTCAACTCCAACCCCGAGACTGTCTCCACCGATTTTGACACCTCCGACCGCCTCTATTTTGAACCCCTGGATGAGGAAAGCTTGAGGGACATCCTGGAGAATGAGGGGGAGACCACCCCCACCATTGTCCAGTTTGGGGGCCAGACGGCGATAAACCTGGCCGAGCCTCTAGTGCGGGCGGGCCTGCCCATCGCCGGCTCCTCGGCCGAGACCATAGACCTGGCGGAGGACCGCCGGCGGTTTGAGGACTTCCTCAACCGCCTGGGTATCCCCCAGCCCCCTGGGGCCGGGGTCACCTCCCGGGGGGAGGCTCTGGAGATAGCTACCCGGATAGGCTACCCTGTCCTGGTCCGCCCCAGCTATGTTCTGGGGGGCCGGGCTATGGAAATCGTCCACAACCCCGAGGAGCTCCTGAGGTATGTGGGAGCGGCCATGGAGATGGACTCCAAGCACCCCGTCCTTATCGATAAGTACCTGGGGGGGAAGGAGTGCGAGGTGGATGCGGTCTGCGACGGCGAGAGTATCCTCATCCCCGGGATAATGGAGCATATTGAAAGGGCGGGGGTCCACAGCGGCGATTCCATCGCTGTCTATCCCGCCCTGGGCCTGACCCAGGCCGAGGCGGACAGCCTGGTGGACTACACCCTGCGCATCGGGAGAGCCCTCCAGGTGAAGGGGCTGATGAATGTCCAGTTTGACATCATGAGGGACGGGGATGGAGGCTCCACGGTCTATGTCCTGGAGGTGAACCCGCGGGCCAGCCGCACCATCCCGTTTATCTCCAAAGTCACGGAGGTGCCCATGGTGCGCCTGGCGGTCCAGGTGATGCTGGGGCGCAGCCTGAGGGAGCTGGGCTACCCATCGGGGCTGTGGAAGAAGCAGAAGCTGGTGGGGGTGAAGGCCCCCGTATTCTCCATGTCCAAGCTGGCGGGGGTGGATACCTACCTGGGCCCGGAGATGAAGTCCACCGGCGAGGTCATGGGTATTGACTATGCCTTCGGCCCCGCCCTGGCCAAGGCCCTCATGGCGGCGGGCCTCATGCTCCCGCCCCAGGGGGCCTTGCTCCTTTCCATAGCAGACCGGGACAAGGGGGAGGCCCTGCCTTTGGTCCAAAGGCTGGCCCAGGCAGGGTATCGCCTTTATGCCACCGAGGGCACCGCGACCCTGATAGAGAGGGCCGGCCTGGAGGTGACCCAGATCTCCAAGAAGCTGAGCGAGGGCCATCCAAATGTCCTGGACATCATCCTGGGGGGAAAGGTAGAGGGGGTGGTCAACACCCTGACCCATGGGAGCACACCCCTCCGGGACGGCTTCCAGATCCGCCGGGCAGCGGCGGAGCAGCGCATCCCCTGCTTTACCTCCCTGGACACCTTCCGGGTGGCCCTGGAGGTGCTCATTGATTCCGCCCAGCCCTACTCCATCCTGCCCCTGCCCCTTTACCGGGCCGGGGTGAAGGAAAGGGCTTGA
- a CDS encoding EVE domain-containing protein → MAYWLSSTSPESFELDIGNEFALDGYQEEDLEKAIRVEPGDRIIYYVRGWEAFGAICVARSRVFVEWRPIWPDNVRPVRFERRPELVLPKDKALPAGAVSPHLSFVPGKLRHPGGRLFREGLREIPREDFELIEQEMKKRAGDG, encoded by the coding sequence ATGGCCTACTGGCTTTCCAGCACCAGCCCGGAGAGTTTTGAGTTGGACATTGGGAACGAGTTCGCCCTGGACGGCTACCAGGAGGAGGACCTCGAGAAGGCCATCCGGGTGGAGCCCGGGGACAGGATTATCTACTACGTCCGGGGGTGGGAGGCCTTCGGGGCCATCTGCGTGGCCCGCTCCCGCGTCTTCGTGGAGTGGCGGCCCATCTGGCCGGACAATGTCCGCCCCGTCCGCTTTGAAAGGCGTCCGGAGCTCGTCCTGCCAAAGGACAAGGCCTTGCCGGCTGGGGCGGTGTCGCCTCACCTGAGCTTTGTCCCGGGAAAGCTCAGGCATCCCGGGGGCCGCCTCTTCCGTGAGGGCCTCAGGGAAATACCCAGAGAGGACTTTGAGCTGATTGAGCAGGAGATGAAGAAGCGGGCGGGGGATGGATAA
- the carA gene encoding glutamine-hydrolyzing carbamoyl-phosphate synthase small subunit, translating into MAKSFLVLEDGSVYEGVPFGAETTAYGEVVFSTAMTGYQEMLTDPSYAGQVLVATYPLQGNYGINAQDFESKRIQVRGFVVRELCPTPSHELSHKTLDQFLKEYGIPGLWGVDTRAITRRLRVRGVMMGMLAQGLSPQEALGILKSRPSYGEMDFVQEVTTPAPYDWPAPPAPSYHIVVLDYGLKYNILRLVARRGCRATAVAATASAEDILALKPDGIVLSPGPGDPALLDYTVRTAKGLVGKKPLLGICLGHQILGQVFGGRTFKLKFGHRGANHPVKDLKSRRVFITAQNHGYALDGDSLKGGLEVSQINLNDGTVEGLAHRDLPIFSIQYHSEASPGPRDNEYIFDKFLEMVKT; encoded by the coding sequence GTGGCTAAATCTTTCCTGGTCCTGGAGGATGGGTCGGTCTATGAGGGCGTCCCTTTTGGGGCGGAGACCACTGCCTATGGCGAGGTGGTCTTCAGCACCGCCATGACCGGCTACCAGGAGATGCTCACCGACCCCTCCTATGCCGGCCAGGTCCTTGTGGCTACCTATCCCCTCCAGGGGAACTACGGCATCAACGCCCAGGACTTTGAGAGCAAGAGAATCCAGGTGCGGGGCTTTGTGGTCCGGGAGCTCTGCCCCACCCCCAGCCACGAGCTTTCCCACAAGACCCTGGACCAGTTCCTGAAGGAATACGGCATCCCTGGCCTCTGGGGCGTGGACACTCGGGCCATCACCCGAAGGCTGAGGGTGCGAGGGGTGATGATGGGGATGCTGGCCCAGGGGCTTTCTCCGCAAGAGGCCCTGGGCATCCTCAAGAGCCGGCCCAGCTACGGGGAGATGGACTTTGTCCAGGAGGTAACCACCCCTGCCCCCTATGACTGGCCTGCCCCCCCGGCCCCCAGCTACCACATCGTTGTGCTGGACTACGGTCTCAAATATAATATCCTGCGCCTGGTGGCCCGGAGGGGCTGCCGGGCCACCGCTGTGGCGGCAACAGCCTCCGCCGAGGACATTCTTGCCCTCAAGCCCGATGGCATAGTCCTCTCCCCTGGCCCGGGGGACCCGGCCCTGCTGGACTACACTGTCCGGACAGCAAAGGGGCTTGTCGGGAAGAAGCCCCTCCTGGGCATCTGCCTTGGGCACCAGATTTTAGGGCAGGTCTTTGGCGGGAGGACCTTCAAGCTGAAGTTCGGCCACCGGGGGGCAAACCACCCGGTAAAGGACCTGAAATCGAGGCGGGTGTTCATCACCGCCCAGAACCACGGCTACGCCCTGGACGGGGACAGCCTTAAGGGGGGACTGGAGGTGAGCCAGATAAACCTCAACGACGGCACCGTGGAGGGCCTGGCCCATAGAGACCTGCCCATCTTCTCTATCCAGTACCACTCCGAGGCCTCCCCCGGCCCCAGAGACAACGAGTATATCTTTGACAAATTCCTGGAGATGGTGAAAACATGA
- a CDS encoding dihydroorotase — protein MSDLILISGGRLMDPGQGLDGVRDILVGKGRVLWIGHAPPPQEPDKVLQGQGLVVSPGFVDLHCHLRVPGQEDKETMASGTLAACRGGFTTVCAMPNTRPPVDTPPLIEFLKDKASREGLVRVLPVGALTRGRVGKELVEMEAMARAGAVAFSDDGHPTGSRIMRQALEFSRYLGLPVMDHCEDPELAREGLVNEGVVSLRLGLRGMPSQAEEAAVARDVAVAGLTGGHVHIHHVSSQGSLEHIRRGKEKGVKVTCEATPHHLTLTDDRLLAPIPYDTNLKVNPPLRSERERKALAEALREGLIDAVATDHAPHALVDKLVEFSRAGPGMSNLETALGSLMALVHRGELDLLTLVARLTIGPARILGKELGSLKVGWPADVVIFDPDREWTVDPQALASRGKNTPLGGEKLKGRVMATLVGGKAAYLDPSLKLEVPESRKAKI, from the coding sequence ATGAGTGACCTTATCCTTATCTCCGGAGGCAGGCTGATGGACCCCGGCCAGGGGCTGGACGGCGTGAGAGACATCCTCGTGGGGAAGGGTCGGGTCCTGTGGATAGGCCACGCCCCCCCGCCCCAGGAGCCGGACAAGGTCCTTCAGGGCCAGGGCCTGGTGGTCTCCCCCGGGTTTGTGGACCTCCACTGCCACCTGCGGGTGCCGGGGCAGGAGGACAAGGAGACCATGGCCTCGGGCACCCTGGCCGCCTGCCGGGGGGGCTTTACCACGGTTTGCGCCATGCCCAACACCCGCCCCCCGGTGGACACCCCTCCCCTGATAGAGTTCCTGAAGGACAAGGCCTCAAGAGAGGGCCTGGTGAGGGTCCTCCCTGTAGGGGCCCTTACCAGGGGCAGGGTGGGGAAGGAGCTGGTGGAGATGGAGGCCATGGCCCGGGCGGGGGCGGTGGCCTTCAGCGATGACGGCCACCCGACAGGCTCCCGGATTATGCGCCAGGCCCTGGAGTTCAGCCGCTACCTGGGCCTGCCCGTTATGGACCACTGTGAGGACCCGGAGCTTGCCCGGGAGGGCCTGGTGAACGAGGGGGTGGTCTCCCTCCGCCTGGGCCTGCGGGGCATGCCCTCCCAGGCGGAAGAGGCGGCGGTGGCCAGGGATGTGGCCGTGGCGGGCCTCACCGGGGGGCATGTCCATATCCACCATGTGAGCTCTCAGGGTTCCCTGGAGCATATCCGTAGGGGGAAGGAGAAGGGGGTGAAAGTGACCTGCGAGGCCACCCCCCACCACCTGACCCTCACCGATGACAGGCTCCTGGCCCCTATCCCCTACGATACAAACCTCAAGGTCAACCCCCCCCTGCGCTCGGAGCGGGAAAGGAAGGCCCTGGCCGAAGCACTGAGGGAAGGCTTGATAGATGCGGTGGCCACTGACCATGCCCCCCACGCCCTCGTGGACAAGCTGGTGGAGTTCTCCCGGGCGGGTCCGGGGATGTCCAATCTGGAGACGGCCCTGGGCAGCCTGATGGCCCTGGTGCACCGGGGCGAGCTGGACCTCCTCACGCTGGTCGCCCGTCTCACCATAGGCCCGGCCCGCATCCTGGGAAAGGAGCTGGGGAGCCTCAAGGTGGGCTGGCCCGCCGATGTTGTCATCTTTGACCCCGACAGGGAGTGGACGGTGGACCCCCAGGCCCTCGCCTCCCGGGGGAAGAACACCCCCCTGGGTGGGGAGAAGCTTAAGGGCAGGGTAATGGCCACCCTGGTGGGTGGGAAGGCCGCTTACCTGGACCCCTCCCTCAAGCTGGAAGTCCCGGAGTCCCGAAAAGCGAAGATATGA